The following nucleotide sequence is from Cellvibrio sp. PSBB006.
TCCACTCTCATTGCGAAACTTACGCTTATGCCTACGACGACGGGTACGGTTTATCCAGTTGCCCGGCAGCAACCAACTTGAAGTACGAGGTGACCTTTTACTGCCCTCGTTAAACGAATATGCCGCTCCCGGTGCCAAGTCGGGAGCGGCATTTGCAAGTGCCGGGCTGACAACCGGCTATTAACCTGACCTCCGTCTGGCACGGAGGTTTTTCACTACAACAAAGGATAAAAACAATGTGCCTATTGCATAAACCTTTCGGTCGTTTTTTATCGGTATTGGGTTTTGCGTTTTTCGCATGTCTTTCCATCAACGCTAATGCTGTGGTTTTCCAGGCAGAAAGCTACAACGCGTTTTACGATACAACACCGGGCAATACCGGCGGTGCGTTTCGCAACGATGCCGTCGATATCGAGCCCACCACAGACAACGGCGGCGGCTTTAACGTCGGCTGGATTGTCGCTGGTGAGTGGCTGGCCTACAACGGATTGATGATTCCCAGCTCCGGCAGCTACACCATTCGCATGCGTGTAGCGAGCACCGTGGGCGGTACTGCGTCAGTCGACTTGAACGGCGGCTCCATCCTGCTGGGTAATTTCACCATTCCCAACACCGGCGGCTGGCAAAACTGGCAAACCGTCTCCCGCACCGTGAACCTGAACGCCGGGACCTACAGCCTGGGGGTATTCGCACAGACCGGCGACTGGAACTTCAACTGGATTGAAGTGGTACCCAATAGCGGAGGCACCAGCAGGGTAACCCTGTGGGAACACTGCAACTTCACTGGCTGGTCGGTGGGTCTGGATGTCGGTTCCTATAACATGGCGGCATTGCAATCACGCGGCGCCCCCAATGATCGGACCTCGTCTATTCAGGTTGCTCCTGGTTATGAAGCAGTGCTTTACATGAATGACAATTTCACCGGTCAATCCATCACCGTCACCGCCAATGATGGCTGCCTGAACAATGAAGGTTTCAACGATGTCCTGACCTCTATTGTGGTACGTCAAGCCACCACCAATAACCTCGTGTGGGCAGACGAGTTCGATAGCATCAATGCCGCAAACTGGACCTTCGAGACTGGCGGTGGCGGTTGGGGCAATAATGAATTGCAGTACTACACCGGTGGTCAAAACTCCTTCATCCAATATGATGGCGCTGCCGGCAGCAACGTCATGGTGATCGAAGCGCGTCAAAACAATCCGGCCAACTACAACTGCTGGTACGGCACCTGCCAATACACCTCCAGCCGCATGATTACTCGTGACAAACGCTCGTTCCAATACGGTCGCGTGGAAGCACGGATCAAACTGCCGCAAACCCAGGGCGTCTGGCCGGCATTCTGGATGCTGGGCAACAACCTTGGGAATGTGGGCTGGCCACA
It contains:
- a CDS encoding family 16 glycosylhydrolase, which encodes MCLLHKPFGRFLSVLGFAFFACLSINANAVVFQAESYNAFYDTTPGNTGGAFRNDAVDIEPTTDNGGGFNVGWIVAGEWLAYNGLMIPSSGSYTIRMRVASTVGGTASVDLNGGSILLGNFTIPNTGGWQNWQTVSRTVNLNAGTYSLGVFAQTGDWNFNWIEVVPNSGGTSRVTLWEHCNFTGWSVGLDVGSYNMAALQSRGAPNDRTSSIQVAPGYEAVLYMNDNFTGQSITVTANDGCLNNEGFNDVLTSIVVRQATTNNLVWADEFDSINAANWTFETGGGGWGNNELQYYTGGQNSFIQYDGAAGSNVMVIEARQNNPANYNCWYGTCQYTSSRMITRDKRSFQYGRVEARIKLPQTQGVWPAFWMLGNNLGNVGWPQSGEIDIMEHVGFEPTLTHGAIHGPGYSGNTPFMGTYNLNQSADANYHVYAMEWDANGIRWFVDGNQFYSVTRAQVTARGPWVFDQPFWILLNVAVGGTWPGSPDGTSRFPQRMYVDYVRVYR